Part of the Natrarchaeobius halalkaliphilus genome is shown below.
TCCGCGCATCCGATTCAGATCCGTCTGGGACTGGTCGGGCTGCGTCGAGCGCGCGACGCCGAGGTCCTTGAGTTTCTCGAGACGATCCGTGATCACCTCGTTCAGCGCGTCCCGAATCTCGAGAACGGCCTCGGGGAGGTCGATGCGTTCCCACTCGAGATCGGTCTCGTGGGTGAATTCGGCGACGTCGGCGTCCTCTTCGGTCATCACTTCGACGTCCCGAATGCCGAGGTTCTCACAGACTTCGAGGATCGCCTCCTCGTCGCCCCCGGGCGAAGCGCTCATGCCGGTCACGAGCGGCTGGTCTGCGTCGGCGTGGTAGCGCTCTGCGATGTAGTTGTAGGCGTACTCGCCGGTGGCACGGTGACACTCGTCGAAGGTGACGTGCGTCACCTTCGATAGCGAGATTCGCGAGCCGACCAGGTCGTTCTCGATCACCTGCGGCGTCGCCATCACGACCGTCGATTCGTCCCACAGCGCGGCGCGGTCGTCGGGACTGACGTCGCCCGTGAAGACGACGATCTCCTCGTCGGGAACCCGAAGGGCTTCCCGGTAAAAATCCGCGTGTTGCTGGACGAGCGGTTTCGTCGGCGCGAGCATGAGCGACGTTCCGCCGACCTCCTCGAGCCTGCGGGCGGTGACGAGCAGGCTCACCGTCGTCTTCCCGAGTCCGGTCGGGAGACAGACGAGCGTGTGACCGTTCGCGGCCGTTCCCGCGAGTTTTAGCTGGTAGAGCCGACGCTCGAGGAACTCGGGTTCGAGAAGCGGATGCTCGATCGTCGCCAGCTCTCCGCGCTCGTCCGTCGATGCCATTGGCGAGAGTTCAGCCTCGTCGCGAATAAGGGTTCCCGTACCGCGGTGAAAGTGGTCCGTTCCGACGAAGCTTTTTGTCAGCCTCCGTGGTCGAACGCCCATGACGCATTCGGGAAGCGCAGTCTCCCTCGAGGACGTTCGCAAAACGTACCAGCTCGCTGAGGCGGTCCACGCTCTCGACGGTGTCACTCTCGAGGTTCCGCGCGGCTCTTACACCGCGATCATGGGACCGAGTGGATCGGGGAAGTCCACGCTGATGAACCTCGTGGGCTGTCTGGACACGCCGACCGAAGGACGGGTGATCGTCAACGGCGAGGACGTGACGGAACTCGACAGTCGCGAACGGACCGATCTCCGGGGAACGCAGGTCGGGTTCGTCTTCCAGACGTTCAACCTGATGCCGCGGCTCTCCGCGCTCGAGAACGTCGCACTCCCGCAACTGTTTCAGGGAGCCAGCCGGCGACAGCGCCGCGAACGGGCGCGGCGGCTTCTCGAGCGGGTTGGACTCGCTGACCGCGAAGATCACCTGCCGAACGAACTCTCTGGCGGTCAGCGCCAGCGGGTCGCGCTCGCCCGGGCGCTGGTGAACGATCCCGCGATCGTGCTGGCCGACGAACCATCGGGAAATCTGGACACGGACACGGAAGCGGACGTCCTCGATCTCTTCTCGGAGTTTCACGAGGGCGGGACGACCATGGTCGTCGTCACGCACGAGCGCCACGTCGCTGAACGCGCAGAGCGGATCGTTCACCTCCTCGACGGACGAATCGAACGGATCGAACAGCTCGAGTCAGGTGCGGGATCGGACGGGATTGCCGACGAACAGGGCGAGGAAGCGGTCGACGAGACGAGTGAGAGTGGCGCTGGTGGAGACGGCGAGGCCACGAGCTAATGCGGCCGCTCGAGCACGTTCGCCTGTCCTGGCGATCGATCCGCGGCCACAAGCTGCGCTCGGCGTTGACGACGCTCGGCGTCATCATCGGTATCGCGGCGGTCATCGCGTTCGTGACCCTCGGTGCGAGCCTTCAGGCCGGCGTCATCGGAGACATCAGCCCGGACGACCAGCGCAATCTCTACGGCTGGGCCGCCGATCCGGACGTCGAGGGTGGCCCGCTCGCTGGTGCCCAGCCCGTCGTCAGCCAGGCCGATCTCGAAGAACTAGAAGAGTTCGAAGAGGTAGCGGCCGCCTACGGTTACGCGCCGATCCAGACCCAGGCGGTTTCGGACGGCGACGAGCGGGTTGCCCAGGGGGATGGGGTGGTCGCATCCGGGCCTTCGTACGTTCGGACCGCCGATCTCGAGGAGGGAAGACAGTTCGAGATGGGCGAACGCGAAGCCGTGCTCAACCCCGCCGCAGCGGGCCAGTTCGAGGAGAACGTCAGCGTCGGTGATGAACTGACGGTCGCGACTCTCGGTGGTCGAGAGACGGCGATCGAGGTGGTCGGGATTACCGCGACCTCGGACGGGTTGAGCCCCTTCGAGGGGTTCGAACCGTCCCCGCGGATCTACGTTCCGACCGACCCGTACTACGAGGAAGCCGCCGGTGGCGTGGGCTTCGGCGGGGGTGGCGCTGACGAGGGTAACGCTGGCGACGATGGTGCCGGCGACGGTGACGCTAGCGACGGTGGAGACGGATCCGCAAGCGGTGTCGAGGAATCGAACGGGTCGCTCCGGTTCCTCGCCATCGTCGTCGAGGCCCACTCGCCGGCCGACGACGACGTCGATGCCGCTCGCGAACGGACGATCACCCACCTCGAGAGCGGGGAGGCCGACGCCGGTGAGTTCCTCGGTGACGACGACTCGCTCGCGATAACTCTCCAGACGAGTACGGAGCTCCTCCAGCAGCTTCAGGACGTCCTCGAGTTGTTGCAGAACTTCATCGTCGGTATCGCGGCGATCTCGCTGCTCGTCGGCTCGATCGGGATCGCGAACATCATGCTGGTCAGCGTCACCGAACGGACCCGCGAGATCGGGATCATGAAGGCCGTCGGCGCACAGAACCGAGAGATACTCGGACTCTTTCTGGCCGAGTCGGTGATTCTCGGCGTGGTCGGTGCGATGCTCGGAACGGGGCTCGGACTCGCGGCGGGCTATCTCGGCGCGCTCTACATCGACCTGCCGCTGGTGTATCCGATCGAATACGTCACTCTCGCGATCGTCGTCGGCGTTCTCGTCGGCATCTGTTCGGGGCTGTATCCGGCCTGGCGTGCCGCCAGGACCGATCCGATCGACGCGCTCAGATACGAGTGATCGAGCGAGTTCGAACGCGGTAGACGCCGCTTACTCGCTCGACGTGTCGTCTTCCTCGCGCCACCGGGCCGAATCGTGACGCTCGTCTTCGGCCTCCGACTCGAGAGCGGTCGACTCCCGCGTCCGATCTCGACGCCGTGATTCCGATCGGTCGTGCCGAGACCGTTCGTCGCGTCTCATCCCGAAGGTTTCCCGCGTGTTCGTCCGCTTT
Proteins encoded:
- a CDS encoding ABC transporter permease is translated as MRPLEHVRLSWRSIRGHKLRSALTTLGVIIGIAAVIAFVTLGASLQAGVIGDISPDDQRNLYGWAADPDVEGGPLAGAQPVVSQADLEELEEFEEVAAAYGYAPIQTQAVSDGDERVAQGDGVVASGPSYVRTADLEEGRQFEMGEREAVLNPAAAGQFEENVSVGDELTVATLGGRETAIEVVGITATSDGLSPFEGFEPSPRIYVPTDPYYEEAAGGVGFGGGGADEGNAGDDGAGDGDASDGGDGSASGVEESNGSLRFLAIVVEAHSPADDDVDAARERTITHLESGEADAGEFLGDDDSLAITLQTSTELLQQLQDVLELLQNFIVGIAAISLLVGSIGIANIMLVSVTERTREIGIMKAVGAQNREILGLFLAESVILGVVGAMLGTGLGLAAGYLGALYIDLPLVYPIEYVTLAIVVGVLVGICSGLYPAWRAARTDPIDALRYE
- a CDS encoding ABC transporter ATP-binding protein, encoding MTHSGSAVSLEDVRKTYQLAEAVHALDGVTLEVPRGSYTAIMGPSGSGKSTLMNLVGCLDTPTEGRVIVNGEDVTELDSRERTDLRGTQVGFVFQTFNLMPRLSALENVALPQLFQGASRRQRRERARRLLERVGLADREDHLPNELSGGQRQRVALARALVNDPAIVLADEPSGNLDTDTEADVLDLFSEFHEGGTTMVVVTHERHVAERAERIVHLLDGRIERIEQLESGAGSDGIADEQGEEAVDETSESGAGGDGEATS